Proteins co-encoded in one Xiphophorus couchianus chromosome 16, X_couchianus-1.0, whole genome shotgun sequence genomic window:
- the ints1 gene encoding integrator complex subunit 1 isoform X2, whose protein sequence is MNRPKPTTLRRPSAAKPSAHPPPGDFIALGSKSQSGEPKAPPVLLKPASTGVSADRKRETSSALPSSSSLSTLTKRPKLSTTPPVSALGRLADVAAVDKRAISPSIKEPSVVPIEVSPAVLLDEIEAAESDGNDDRVEGLLCGAVRQLKMNRAKPDITLYLSLMFLAKIKPNVFATQGIIEALCSLLRRDASINFKAKGNSLVSVLACNLLMAAYEEDENWPEIFVKVYIEDSLGERIWVDSSHCKTFVDNIQTAFGTKMPPKSMLLQADSGRTPGDLSAGNSPHPSTPDEDDSQTELLIAEEKLSPEDEGQIMPRYEELAESVEDYVLDVLRDQLNRRQPMDNVSRNLLRLLTATCGYKEARLLAVQRLEMWLQNPKLTRPAQDLLMSLCMNCSTHGADDMEVISSLIKIRLKPKVLLNHYMLCVREMLNAHRDNLGTMVKLVIFNELSNARNPNNMQVLHTVLQHSPEQAPKFLAMVFQDLLTNKDDYLRASRALLREIIKQTKHEINFQSFCFGLMQERKETSYVDMEFKERFVIQVTDLLTVSMMLGITAQVKEAGIAWDKGEKKNLEVLRSFQNQIASIQRDAVWWLHTVVPTISKVGAKDYVHCLHKVLFTEQPETYYKWDNWPPESDRNFFLRLCSEVPLLEDTLMRILVIGLSRDLPLGPADAMELADHLVKRAAAVQSDDLEVLRVERIQLIDAVLNLCTYHHPENIQLPAGYQPPNLAISTLYWKAWLLLLVVAAFNPQKIGLAAWDGYPTLKMLMEMVMTNNYTYPPCTIADEDTKTEMINRELQISQREKQEILAFESHLAAASTKQTITESNSLLLSQLTSLDPQGPPRRPPPQVQEQVKSLNQSLRLGHLLCRSRSPDFLLNIIQRQASSQSMPWLADLVQSSEGSLDVLPVQCLCEFLLHDAADDSLPVEDDEDGESKEQKAKKRQRQQKQRQLLGRLQDLLLGSKADEQTTCEVLDYFLRRLSSSQAASRVLAMKGLSLVLSEGGLKDGEEREQPMEEDSADAELLPGYQWLLQDLPKLPLFDSVRGMTSTALQQAIHMETDPQTISAYLIYLSQHAPIEEQAAHNDLALDIARLIVERSTIMNNLFSKHSSRPESNAVLSAFLTIFSTYIKRMRKTKEGEDLYSWSESQDQVFLRWTTGETATMHILVVHAMVILLTLGPPKGESDFYALLNIWFPEKKPLPTAFLVDTSEEALLLPDWLKLRMIRSEVSRLVDAALQDLEPQQLLLFVQSFGIPVSSMSKLLQYLDQAVSHDPESLEQNIMDKHYMAHLVEVQHERGATGGHTFHALLSSSLLPRRDSLETNKAKVTVETTHSSVKMRAATQLPPVGPEDDLTGMLLQIFPIKVDPRWHGPPPSQLSLTLQQALAKELMRARQGQIQQGGLAFRLLQAVAALLTSTHAGPIVMSMHRSHALSCPLMRQLHLYQRLVSQDIVFSSLFLKVVVEMLMWLDNPTLEVGPLKSLLKTFAGQSTHIQRHSDVRTGFIHLAEALAYRRDPEVPLRAVMAMLKAGERCNAEPELIGKVLKGLMEVKSPYLEELLSLLMTVGTQNGAAGPVAMVISLLLQEGEERPGKKEVETKSCEVTKSGLNSGLLVDWLEHLDPEVTSVCPDLQQKLLFALNKARGTPAYRPYLLALLTHQSNWSTLLQCISALFCKHRHYKLDPSSALDFLWACSHIPRIWQGRDQKIPHKKTEKFVLRLSSEELISLVDLILSESKLSSVNLPSDGRSGLDQASCSLIQSRLPLLHSYCDGSLENIKKVSEYLINCTKKWDDSAMSKWCQNLLLQIYLHFPEVIQHVTLPGDTFSSGGAADGSSCKLDVLVHRLVTLLADVGDSKSAEGRVSDANLACRKLAVSHPVLLLRHLPMIAGLLHGRIHLNMLEFRQQNHMTFFGNVLAILELLQPLVFHSDHQRALQDCLLSFMKVLQNFQRSRFPLIFINKFLQFTQKYITHDAAAAIPYLQKHSDILQSLCAENPDLVQLKSLLAGLTLPVKSSSADVTTEEKDDDLSAGSLPLVNISAPFTLSAADMTMYLKKMSKGEAVEDVLEVLTEVDEKSRRSPEIIQYFTNDLQRLMTSSEELSRNMAFSLALRCIQNNPSLATDFLPTFMYCIGSGNFDVVQTSLRNLPEYVLVCQEHADILLHKAFLVGIYGQIDTSSVISESMKVLHMESTT, encoded by the exons ATGAATCGTCCAAAACCTACAACACTGAGGCGCCCAAGTGCTGCAAAACCGTCAG CCCATCCTCCACCAGGGGATTTCATCGCTCTGGGATCAAAGAGCCAGTCAGGAGAACCCAAAGCGCCTCCTGTCCTCCTAAAACCAGCATCAACTGGTGTATCTGCTGACCGTAAGAGAGAGACCTCCTCTGCTCTGCCCTCCTCATCCAGCTTGTCCACTCTTACCAAGAGGCCCAAATTATCTACTACACCTCCTGTCAGTGCTCTGGGACGCCTCGCCGATGTTGCAGCAGTGGACAAGAGGGCTATATCACCCTCGATAAAGGAGCCTTCAGTGGTACCAATTGAAG TATCTCCAGCCGTTCTGCTGGATGAGATCGAAGCTGCAGAGTCAGATGGAAACGACGATCGTGTCGAGGGATTGCTGTGTGGAGCAGTGAGGCAGCTGAAGATGAACAGAGCCAAACCGGATATCACTCTGTACCTCAGCCTAATGTTTCTTGCCAAAATCAAGCCCAATGTTTTTGCTACTCAAGGAATTATTGAG GCATTGTGCAGCCTCCTGCGTCGGGACGCTTCTATCAACTTTAAAGCAAAAGGCAACAGCCTGGTGTCAGTTCTGGCATGCAATTTACTCATGGCAGCCTATGAGGAGGATGAGAACTGGCCAGAAATCTTTGTCAAA GTTTATATTGAAGACTCGCTTGGAGAAAGAATATGGGTTGACAGCTCCCACTGTAAGACTTTTGTCGACAACATCCAGACGGCTTTTGGCACTAAGATGCCACCAAAGAGTATGCTGCTGCAGGCTGACAGTGGTCGCACCCCTGGGGATCTTAGTGCAG GTAACAGCCCTCATCCATCAACACCAGATGAAGATGACAGTCAGACTGAATTACTAATAGCAGAAGAGAAACTTAGTCCTGAGGATGAAGGCCAAATTATGCCGAG GTATGAGGAGCTGGCAGAAAGTGTGGAAGACTATGTGCTGGACGTCCTGAGGGATCAGCTGAACCGCAGGCAACCGATGGACAACGTGTCCCGGAATCTGTTGCGTCTGCTTACCGCAACTTGCGGCTACAAAGAGGCCCGTCTTCTGGCCGTGCAGAGGCTGGAGATGTGGCTCCAGAACCCGAAG CTAACTCGACCCGCTCAGGACCTCCTCATGTCGCTGTGCATGAACTGCAGCACACATGGAGCAGACGACATGGAGGTGATCTCCAGCCTCATCAAGATCCGTCTGAAACCTAAAGTTTTACTGAATCACTATATGCtgtgtgtgag AGAGATGCTAAACGCACATAGAGACAACTTGGGCACGATGGTGAAGCTGGTGATTTTCAACGAACTTTCTAATGCCAGGAATCCCAACAATATGCAGGTTCTGCACACAGTGCTGCAACACAGCCCAGAACAAGCACCAAAG TTCCTGGCGATGGTGTTCCAGGATCTGCTAACCAATAAGGACGACTATCTGCGAGCCTCTCGAGCTTTGCTCAGAGAGATCATCAAACAGACCAAGCATGAGATCAATTTCCAGTCGTTTTGTTTCGGTTTGAtgcaggagagaaaagagaCCAGCTATGTGGACATGGAGTTCAAA GAGCGCTTTGTGATCCAGGTGACGGATTTACTCACAGTCTCCATGATGTTGGGCATCACTGCTCAAGTTAAGGAAGCTGGCATTGCGTGGgacaaaggagagaaaaaaa atctCGAAGTCCTGAGGTCCTTCCAGAATCAGATTGCTTCCATCCAGAGAGACGCTGTGTGGTGGCTCCACACGGTGGTCCCTACAATCAGCAAAGTGGGCGCAAAAGACTATGTCCACTG CCTTCACAAAGTGCTTTTCACCGAGCAGCCTGAGACTTATTACAAGTGGGACAACTGGCCTCCAGAAAGTGACAGGAA TTTCTTCCTCCGCCTTTGTTCTGAGGTGCCGCTGCTCGAGGACACGCTGATGCGCATCCTAGTCATCGGGCTGTCCCGTGATTTGCCTCTCGGCCCGGCTGATGCCATGGAGCTCGCAGATCACCTGGTCAAGAGAGCCGCTGCGGTTCAGTCCGATG ATCTAGAGGTCCTGAGAGTGGAGAGGATCCAGCTCATTGATGCTGTGCTGAATCTGTGTACATACCACCACCCAGAGAACATTCAGCTGCCAGCTGG GTACCAACCGCCAAATTTGGCAATATCCACTCTCTATTGGAAGGCATGGCTCCTGCTGTTGGTGGTGGCTGCCTTTAATCCTCAAAAAATAG gcTTGGCTGCTTGGGATGGTTATCCTACCCTGAAAATGCTTATGGAGATGGTAATGACAAA TAACTACACTTACCCGCCATGCACCATTGCCGACGAAgacacaaagacagaaatgatCAACAGGGAGCTGCAGATCTCCCAGCGGGAAAAGCAGGAGATTTTGGCCTTTGAGAGCCATTTGGCGGCTGCCTCTACGAAGCAGACCATCACAGAGAGCAACAGCTTGCTACTGTCTCAGCTCACCAGCCTGGACCCACA gGGTCCTCCGCGTCGGCCCCCTCCTCAGGTGCAGGAACAGGTGAAAAGCCTCAACCAGTCACTCCGCCTCGGTCATCTCCTCTGTCGCAGTCGCAGCCCTGACTTTTTGCTCAACATCATCCAGAGACAG GCGTCCTCTCAGTCCATGCCCTGGTTGGCCGACCTGGTCCAGTCCAGTGAGGGTTCCCTGGATGTGCTTCCAGTTCAGTGTTTGTGTGAGTTCCTTCTACACGACGCTGCGGATGACAGCCTGCCAGTGGAGGACGACGAAGATGGAGAGAGCAAAGAGCAGAAAGCCAAAAAGAGACAA CGACAACAAAAGCAGAGGCAGCTGCTTGGACGGCTCCAGGATCTTCTCCTGGGTTCTAAAGCCGATGAACAGACAACCTGTGAAGTTCTGGATTACTTCCTGCGCCGTCTTAGCTCTTCCCAAGCTGCTTCCAGAGTCTTAGCCATGAAG GGTTTGTCTTTGGTGCTGAGTGAAGGAGGCTTAAAAGATGGAGAGGAGCGAGAGCAGCCCATGGAGGAAGACTCTGCAGATGCCGAGCTTCTGCCTGGTTACCAGTGGCTCCTGCAGGACCTCCCGAAGCTCCCCCTGTTCGACAGCGTCCGTGGCATGACGTCCACCGCCCTGCAGCAG GCCATTCACATGGAAACAGATCCTCAGACCATCAGCGCATACCTCATCTACCTTTCCCAGCATGCTCCGATAGAGGAGCAGGCAGCTCACAATGACCTCGCGCTG GACATTGCCCGACTCATTGTGGAGCGTTCCACCATCATGAACAATTTGTTTTCCAAACACTCCAGCAGACCTGAGTCCAACGCAGTTCTCTCTGCTTTCCTCACTATATTTTCTACGTACATCAAGAGGATGAGGAAGACGAAGGAGGGCGAGGATCTGTACAGCTGG TCAGAGTCTCAGGACCAAGTGTTCCTCCGCTGGACGACAGGAGAGACGGCCACGATGCACATTCTTGTTGTCCATGCAATGGTGATCTTGCTAACGCTGGGACCACCCAAAG GAGAGAGTGATTTTTATGCTCTGTTGAACATCTGGTTTCCTGAGAAGAAACCTCTGCCTACTGCCTTCCTGGTCGACACTTCGGAGGAGGCTCTGCTGCTGCCGGACTGGTTGAAACTGAGGATGATCCGTTCAGAGGTCTCTCGATTAGTAGATGcag ctttacagGACTTGGAgcctcagcagctgctgctgtttgtccaGTCATTTGGCATTCCCGTCTCCAGCATGAGTAAACTCCTGCAGTACCTGGATCAGGCCGTCTCTCATGATCCAGAGAGTCTGGAGCAAAACATCATGGACAAAC ACTACATGGCTCATCTGGTTGAGGTGCAGCATGAGAGAGGGGCCACTGGGGGCCACACTTTCCATGCTTTGCTTAGCTCATCCCTTCTGCCACGCAGAG ATTCATTGGAAACTAACAAGGCAAAAGTTACTGTGGAAACGACTCACAGCTCAGTAAAGATGAGAGCGGCCACTCAGCTTCCTCCAGTCGGGCCTGAGGATGACCTCACTGGCATGTTGCTTCAG ATTTTCCCGATAAAGGTGGACCCTCGTTGGCACGGGCCTCCTCCCAGTCAGCTCTCTCTCACCTTGCAGCAGGCGTTGGCTAAGGAGCTGATGCGGGCCAGGCAGGGGCAGATTCAGCAGGGGGGTCTGGCCTTTCGTCTCTTGCAGGCTGTTGCAGCTCTGCTCACTTCCACCCATGCAGGGCCGATTGTGATGTCAATGCACCGCAGCCATGCGCTCTCCTGTCCTCTAATGCGCCAACTACATCTGTACCAG CGCCTCGTTTCCCAGGACATTGTTTTCTCCTCTCTATTCCTAAAAGTCGTCGTCGAGATGTTGATGTGGTTGGACAACCCGACTCTGGAAGTCGGACCTCTGAAGTCTCTTCTCAAGACCTTCGCTGGTCAGAGCACTCACATACAGCGACACAGTGATG TGAGAACAGGTTTCATCCATCTGGCCGAAGCGTTGGCGTACCGCAGAGACCCCGAGGTGCCGCTAAGAGCTGTCATGGCGATGCTGAAAGCCGGAGAACGATGCAACGCTGAACCTGAGCTCATTGGCAAAG TGTTAAAAGGGCTGATGGAGGTAAAGTCACCATATTTGGAGGAGCTCCTGTCGCTGCTGATGACCGTTGGCACTCAAAATGGGGCAGCTGGccctgttgccatggtgatatCCCTGCTCCTCCAGGAAGGCGAAGAGAGACCAGGGAAAAAGGAAGTGGAAACGAAGAG TTGTGAGGTAACTAAGTCAGGACTGAACTCCGGCCTGCTGGTTGATTGGCTGGAGCATCTCGACCCTGAAGTTACTTCAGTGTGCCCAGACCTGCAGCAGAAGCTGCTTTTTGCCCTCAACAAG GCGCGAGGCACCCCTGCTTACAGACCTTATCTTTTGGCCTTGCTTACTCACCAGTCCAACTGGTCCACCCTGCTGCAGTGCATCAGCGCTCTTTTCTGCAAGCACAGACACTACAA actGGATCCGTCATCAGCCCTAGACTTCCTCTGGGCATGCAGTCATATTCCACGCATCTGGCAAGGACGTGACCAGAAGATTCCTCAT aagaaaacagaaaagttcgTACTGCGACTGAGCTCCGAGGAGCTCATCAGCCTGGTGGACCTGATCTTGTCGGAATCAAAGCTCAGTAGCGTCAACTTGCCCAGCGATGGTAGAAGCGGTCTGGACCAGGCTTCCTGTTCCCTTATCCAATCCAGACTTCCTCTCCTTCACTCCTACTGTGACGGGTCCCTCGAAAACATCAAGAAAGTATCTGAATACCTCATTAACTGCACAAAGAAGTGGGATGACAG tgcaATGAGTAAGTGGTGccagaacctgctgctgcaaATCTATCTCCACTTCCCTGAGGTCATCCAGCATGTGACCCTGCCTGGAGACACGTTCAGCAGCGGCGGGGCTGCAGATGGTAGCAGCTGCAAG ctGGATGTCCTGGTTCATCGCCTTGTGACGCTGCTTGCTGATGTTGGTGACTCCAAGTCTGCTGAGGGTCGTGTCTCTGATGCCAACCTTGCCTGTAGGAAGCTGGCTGTGTCGCATCCTGTTCTTTTACTCAG ACACCTCCCCATGATTGCAGGACTCCTACATGGTCGCATTCACCTGAACATGCTAGAGTTCCGTCAGCAAAACCACATGACGTTCTTTGGCAACGTTCTTGCCATCCTGGAACTCCTGCAACCACTTGTTTTCCACAGtgaccaccagagggcgcttCAAGACTGCCTCCTGTCATTTATGAAAGTCCTTCAG aacttTCAGAGGAGTCGTTTTCCGCTGATCTTCATTAATAAGTTTCTGCAGTTTACACAGAAGTACATAACACACGACGCTGCAGCTGCCATTCCTTATTTACAGAAACACTCTGACATCTTGCA GAGTTTGTGTGCAGAAAATCCAGATCTGGTTCAGCTAAAATCTCTACTCGCTGGACTCACTTTGCCAGTGAAAAGCTCCTCTGCAGACGTCACAACAGAAGAGAAAGATG ATGACTTGTCTGCCGGCTCTTTGCCCCTGGTCAACATATCTGCTCCGTTTACACTGAGCGCTGCAGATATGACCATGTACTTGAAGAAGATGTCAAAGGGAGAAGCAGTGGAGG ATGTGCTAGAAGTGTTGACAGAGGTGGATGAGAAGTCGAGGAGGAGTCCAGAAATCATACAGTACTTCACC AACGACCTGCAGAGACTGATGACATCGTCTGAGGAGTTGAGTCGGAACATGGCCTTCAGTCTGGCCCTGCGCTGCATTCAGAATAATCCCAG CTTGGCGACAGACTTCCTGCCAACTTTCATGTACTGCATAGGGAGTGGTAACTTTGATGTGGTGCAGACTTCTCTAAGGAATCTTCCAGAATACGTACTAGTCTGTCAAG AACATGCTGATATTTTGCTCCACAAGGCCTTTTTGGTTGGTATCTATGGGCAAATTGACACCAGCTCAGTCATCTCCGAGTCCATGAAGGTGCTTCATATGGAATCAACAACTTAA